The Desulfuromonas versatilis genome has a segment encoding these proteins:
- a CDS encoding P-loop ATPase, Sll1717 family yields the protein MPMTVSLSSLSTFGDVSAEEDAVLEYFVTTDAVQKLEQNEVFIILGRKGAGKTALVRHFTESGHRSLSKPLNLRGYPWNLHSERVDRGASEIEAYVSSWRYLIAIEFASLVLSKSERPQYQEVINLTNFMNENYGGPHPKLSDILRPRRIKLSKFSFAPSVLGNALGGVDLERGRGDLQLGLELNALSEAILSSARAIAENESLGPLMLHFDELDQGLAEFDENRSRMIIGLILAARQIRREMRESTVQFSPIIYLRTDLWDDLEFSDKNKISQGLALKVEWTSQSLNELVNLRLSARLGRDVSWEDVSTDDLMRGSQTKWNHILARSFLRPRDIIAFLNAALHFAKIRDEDPCIFTNPDIVDARERYSSYLKLELDDEILPHWPNWEEALQACSAISTITFDRSEFDSEYSRRKTKGNTIDSEEALQTLYKFSVIGYERRSGYGGSSWAFQYTDPEVGYDNSANRFKVHLGLKEYAKLRETRQQ from the coding sequence ATGCCGATGACGGTTTCTCTAAGCAGTCTATCAACATTTGGCGATGTGTCTGCGGAAGAAGACGCAGTTCTTGAGTACTTTGTAACCACTGATGCAGTACAAAAATTAGAACAAAATGAGGTTTTTATTATTCTCGGCAGAAAGGGAGCAGGAAAAACTGCTTTGGTTCGTCACTTTACTGAAAGTGGTCATCGGTCACTTTCAAAACCCCTTAATTTAAGAGGATATCCTTGGAATTTGCATTCCGAGCGAGTGGATAGAGGAGCTTCTGAAATCGAAGCATATGTATCATCATGGAGGTATTTGATAGCAATAGAATTTGCCTCGCTTGTTTTGTCTAAATCTGAAAGGCCCCAGTACCAAGAAGTAATTAATTTAACTAATTTTATGAACGAGAACTACGGAGGCCCGCACCCTAAGCTTTCCGACATCCTTCGACCGCGTCGTATTAAATTATCGAAATTCTCTTTCGCCCCTTCAGTTCTGGGCAATGCACTAGGAGGAGTGGACTTGGAAAGGGGGAGAGGGGATCTTCAGCTTGGACTCGAATTAAATGCGCTTTCTGAGGCTATTCTAAGTAGTGCTAGGGCAATCGCAGAAAATGAGAGCCTTGGCCCCCTCATGCTTCATTTTGATGAATTGGACCAAGGGCTTGCAGAATTTGATGAAAACAGAAGCAGGATGATTATTGGATTAATACTGGCTGCGCGTCAAATCCGCCGAGAAATGAGAGAAAGTACTGTTCAGTTTAGCCCAATAATTTATTTAAGGACCGATCTTTGGGACGATTTAGAGTTTTCGGACAAAAATAAGATAAGCCAAGGTTTAGCATTAAAGGTTGAATGGACATCTCAAAGCTTAAATGAGTTAGTAAATTTGAGACTAAGTGCAAGATTGGGCAGGGACGTTTCATGGGAGGATGTGTCAACTGATGATTTAATGCGAGGTTCACAGACTAAATGGAATCACATTCTAGCCAGAAGCTTTCTTAGGCCAAGAGATATCATTGCATTTTTAAATGCAGCTTTGCATTTTGCAAAAATACGCGACGAAGATCCATGTATTTTTACTAATCCTGACATTGTTGATGCTCGAGAAAGATATTCCAGCTATCTCAAATTGGAGTTAGATGACGAAATTCTTCCGCATTGGCCTAATTGGGAAGAAGCTCTTCAAGCATGTTCCGCTATAAGTACAATAACATTCGATCGTTCAGAATTTGATTCAGAATACAGCCGTCGAAAGACAAAAGGAAACACGATAGATTCTGAAGAAGCATTGCAGACATTGTATAAATTTTCTGTGATTGGATATGAGCGCAGAAGTGGATATGGCGGGTCATCTTGGGCCTTTCAGTATACTGATCCAGAGGTAGGCTATGACAACTCAGCCAATCGATTTAAAGTTCATTTAGGCCTGAAAGAATATGCAAAATTGCGCGAAACCAGGCAGCAATAA
- a CDS encoding GTP pyrophosphokinase, whose amino-acid sequence MASLDFELEKRNFRKYYENNRQLFEKAKNSYIRTINSLIRQSDVGEVTKIEGRVKDKEECIKKFQRKYQIRLEADEQTYEIKNYISDLIGIRIVCLYEDQIAVASNVLKNHFKIIDVSDKIAAIESTEDLFGYKGLHMDLALTEEMASLSKYQAFADYPFEIQIRSMIQDAWSVLDHRIKYKKSIPNDLKRRINVLSALFEMADREFKEIRNATMELIHQETVAPISDALEDSSETVGQAWTEASGKTVNAFNFLRVAGHFFKDFEFEDYKVDNFVQDILKLDNAFKKSDLHKSLIENLKTVRNYRDDFMAANPENTFSPYTSIRHCLFLYNPAIFGRILSKGPLARFEGWLKGFRANLR is encoded by the coding sequence TTGGCCTCTCTGGACTTCGAACTTGAAAAACGCAATTTTAGAAAATATTACGAAAACAACCGGCAACTTTTTGAAAAAGCTAAAAACTCCTATATCCGCACTATTAACTCACTGATAAGGCAGTCTGATGTCGGTGAGGTGACAAAAATAGAGGGCCGGGTCAAAGACAAAGAAGAGTGCATCAAAAAATTTCAGCGCAAATACCAGATCAGACTTGAAGCCGATGAACAAACCTACGAAATCAAAAATTACATTTCCGACTTGATCGGCATTCGTATCGTCTGCCTTTATGAAGACCAGATCGCTGTGGCGTCAAATGTATTGAAGAATCATTTCAAAATCATCGACGTCTCCGACAAGATAGCCGCTATCGAGAGCACTGAGGATTTGTTCGGCTATAAGGGCCTGCACATGGACCTGGCCCTTACCGAAGAGATGGCGTCCTTATCGAAATACCAAGCATTTGCAGACTATCCCTTCGAAATTCAGATCAGGTCCATGATTCAGGATGCCTGGAGCGTGCTGGACCACAGGATCAAGTACAAAAAATCTATCCCCAATGATCTCAAGCGCCGAATCAACGTCCTTTCGGCCCTGTTCGAAATGGCCGATCGGGAATTCAAAGAGATTCGCAACGCCACCATGGAGCTCATTCATCAGGAGACGGTGGCTCCGATCAGCGATGCTCTTGAGGATAGCAGTGAGACGGTGGGACAGGCATGGACGGAGGCCAGCGGCAAAACAGTCAATGCCTTCAACTTCCTGCGTGTCGCGGGCCATTTCTTCAAAGATTTCGAGTTTGAAGACTACAAGGTAGATAACTTCGTCCAGGATATCCTGAAGTTGGACAATGCCTTCAAAAAGTCGGACCTGCACAAAAGTCTGATCGAGAATTTAAAAACCGTCAGAAATTATCGCGATGATTTCATGGCGGCAAACCCTGAAAATACCTTCAGTCCCTATACCTCGATCAGGCACTGCCTGTTTCTCTACAACCCGGCAATCTTCGGCAGGATTCTATCCAAGGGGCCGCTGGCTCGGTTTGAAGGTTGGCTCAAAGGATTTCGGGCCAACCTCCGGTAA
- a CDS encoding cold-shock protein — MAEGTVKWFNDAKGFGFIEQDNGPDVFVHFSEIKGDGFKSLAEGDRVSFDVTQGQKGPQSSNVRKI; from the coding sequence ATGGCAGAAGGCACAGTGAAGTGGTTTAACGACGCAAAGGGCTTTGGTTTCATCGAGCAGGACAATGGACCTGATGTGTTCGTTCATTTTTCTGAAATCAAGGGCGACGGTTTCAAATCTCTCGCCGAGGGAGATCGCGTGAGCTTTGACGTTACCCAAGGCCAGAAAGGTCCCCAGTCGTCCAACGTACGCAAAATTTAA
- a CDS encoding SLC13 family permease, with the protein MTQDQTIIFAILAATIGLFLWGRWRHDVVALASLLACVFAGLVPVESAFVSLGHPAVITVACVLVLSSGLQATGAVDAFAQRLLPQSAGLLPSMAALIGLGALLSAFMNNVGAMALLMPVAIQVASKHEIPPGRVLMPLAFGTILGGMTTLIGTPPNLIVSGFRAEIGVGSFGMFDFSPVGLAVVAVGAAFIVLLGWRLVPVRQEASGMSFDTGTYFTEVRITAKAKAVGKTLREFEQGMEEADAQVVGMVRNDFRVSAPNPARVLREGDILVIEADPEALSGVLSNHDLELAEDVRVAAEDAEKQGGTPDPEVKADDAKKDFQAHEVELLELVVMINSGLAGRSASDIQLRTRFGLNLLAISRQGRRSIKRLRTASLQAGDVLLMQGAQEALSGFAATFNCVPLAARSISIPDKGRASIATAVMIAAIGGAALGLVPAALSFAAGVLVFMLLRIVPPRKVYEAVDWPVIVLLGALIPVAGAMETTGAADLLARNLLENIAQGHPVAALALILIVTMTLSDFMNNAATAAVMCPIAISTAAQLGLNADTFLMAVAIGASCAFLTPIGHQNNTLILGPGGFRFGDYWRLGLPMEILVVGVSLPMLLWIWPLG; encoded by the coding sequence ATGACCCAGGATCAAACAATCATCTTCGCCATTCTGGCAGCCACCATCGGGCTTTTTCTCTGGGGACGCTGGCGTCACGACGTGGTCGCCCTGGCGTCCCTGCTGGCCTGCGTGTTCGCGGGCCTGGTGCCGGTTGAAAGCGCCTTCGTCAGCCTCGGGCACCCGGCGGTCATCACCGTTGCCTGCGTGCTGGTGCTGAGTTCCGGGTTGCAGGCGACCGGGGCTGTCGACGCGTTCGCCCAGCGCCTTTTGCCCCAGTCAGCGGGACTGCTGCCGAGCATGGCCGCGCTCATCGGGCTGGGGGCGCTGCTCTCGGCCTTTATGAACAATGTCGGGGCGATGGCTTTGTTGATGCCGGTGGCCATCCAGGTGGCGTCCAAACATGAGATCCCTCCGGGCCGGGTGCTGATGCCCCTGGCCTTCGGCACCATCCTCGGCGGCATGACAACGCTGATCGGCACGCCGCCCAACCTGATTGTTTCCGGCTTTCGCGCCGAAATCGGGGTGGGCAGCTTCGGCATGTTTGATTTTTCGCCGGTGGGCCTGGCCGTTGTGGCCGTCGGCGCGGCCTTTATCGTGCTGCTGGGCTGGCGCCTGGTGCCGGTGCGGCAGGAGGCGAGCGGGATGAGCTTCGATACGGGCACCTATTTCACCGAGGTTCGCATCACCGCCAAAGCCAAGGCCGTGGGCAAGACGCTGCGTGAATTCGAGCAGGGTATGGAGGAGGCCGATGCCCAGGTTGTGGGCATGGTGCGCAACGACTTTCGGGTTTCGGCTCCCAACCCCGCACGGGTGCTGCGCGAGGGCGACATTCTGGTCATCGAGGCCGACCCCGAAGCCCTGTCTGGCGTTCTGTCGAATCACGATCTGGAGTTGGCGGAAGATGTTCGGGTGGCTGCAGAGGATGCGGAGAAGCAGGGAGGGACGCCTGATCCCGAGGTAAAAGCCGACGATGCAAAGAAAGATTTCCAGGCCCACGAAGTCGAGCTGCTGGAGTTGGTCGTAATGATAAATTCAGGCCTGGCCGGGCGCTCTGCCAGCGACATCCAGCTGCGCACCCGCTTCGGCCTGAATCTGCTGGCCATCTCCCGGCAGGGACGGCGCTCAATCAAGCGCCTGCGTACGGCGTCGCTACAGGCCGGCGATGTTCTGCTGATGCAGGGCGCGCAGGAAGCCCTCTCCGGATTTGCGGCTACCTTCAACTGTGTGCCCCTGGCCGCGCGCTCCATCAGTATTCCGGACAAAGGCCGGGCCTCCATCGCCACGGCGGTGATGATCGCGGCGATCGGCGGCGCCGCTTTGGGTCTGGTGCCTGCGGCGCTCTCTTTTGCCGCAGGGGTGCTGGTGTTCATGCTGCTGCGCATTGTTCCGCCGCGCAAGGTTTATGAAGCCGTCGATTGGCCGGTCATCGTCCTGCTCGGCGCGCTGATTCCTGTTGCCGGCGCCATGGAAACCACGGGGGCGGCGGATCTGCTGGCGCGCAACCTGCTGGAAAATATCGCCCAGGGTCATCCGGTGGCGGCGCTGGCGCTGATTCTGATTGTCACCATGACCCTCTCCGACTTCATGAACAATGCCGCCACCGCCGCAGTGATGTGCCCCATCGCCATCAGCACCGCCGCGCAGCTTGGCCTCAATGCCGACACTTTTCTCATGGCCGTGGCCATTGGCGCCTCCTGCGCATTTCTCACCCCCATCGGGCACCAGAACAACACCCTGATTCTCGGCCCCGGCGGTTTCCGCTTCGGCGACTACTGGCGGCTTGGCCTGCCCATGGAAATTCTGGTCGTCGGTGTCAGCCTCCCCATGCTGCTCTGGATCTGGCCGTTGGGGTAA
- a CDS encoding TetR/AcrR family transcriptional regulator, whose amino-acid sequence MTDLDRPVYSGHMTRQRDTKTELIKVGMELIGAQGYNATGIGAVLKQAGVPKGSFYHHFESKEEFGLAIIEAFTERFLARLDVFLSDDTLTPLNRLRVFLEKGLAQLESHSFNTGCLIGDLAQELAAQNERLRNRLDTVLASWSERFSACLHEAQQVGELPSSLDPDMVAGLILSGWEGAVLRSKVMKSPKPVREFLDILFAVVLKNP is encoded by the coding sequence TTGACAGACCTAGACCGACCGGTCTACTCTGGCCACATGACAAGACAACGCGACACCAAAACTGAACTGATCAAAGTCGGCATGGAGTTGATTGGCGCCCAGGGTTATAACGCCACCGGTATTGGTGCCGTGCTGAAGCAGGCGGGCGTGCCGAAGGGCTCCTTCTACCACCATTTCGAAAGCAAGGAAGAATTCGGTCTGGCCATCATTGAGGCCTTTACGGAAAGATTTCTGGCGCGCCTCGATGTTTTCCTTTCTGATGATACGTTGACGCCGCTCAACCGTCTGCGGGTCTTTCTGGAAAAAGGGCTGGCGCAGCTCGAGTCGCACAGCTTTAACACCGGTTGTCTTATCGGTGATCTCGCGCAGGAGTTGGCGGCGCAGAACGAGCGTCTAAGGAATCGCCTTGACACCGTTCTGGCCTCTTGGAGCGAGCGTTTTTCCGCCTGCCTGCATGAAGCACAGCAGGTGGGGGAACTTCCATCGTCGCTCGACCCGGACATGGTCGCCGGTCTGATTCTCTCGGGATGGGAAGGGGCGGTACTCCGCTCAAAGGTGATGAAATCCCCGAAACCCGTTCGCGAGTTCCTAGACATCCTCTTCGCGGTTGTTCTGAAGAACCCTTAG
- a CDS encoding B12-binding domain-containing radical SAM protein translates to MNILLIYPEFPDTFWSFKHALKLAHKRASSPPLGLLTVAAILPPDWGKRLVDLNVTRLTAKDLAWADAAFVSAMLVQRESARQIIAQCRTAGIRIIAGGPLFTSECEKFEEVDHFVLNEGELTLPPFLADFARGEARRVYRTSAFADIQNSPAPLWDLIDIRSYAAMSLQYSRGCPFHCEFCNVTALYGHQPRTKSTAQVIAELDLLYGRGWRGSVFFVDDNFIGNKKHLKADLLPALIAWQKNRGGLSFYTEASINLADDAQLVEMMVEAGFDTVFIGIETPNEASLAESGKRQNQSRNLVEDVKRLQAAGLQVQGGFIVGFDSDTPTIFQSQIDFIQKSGIVTAMVGLLQALPGTRLYERLKREGRLLSDSTGDNVSISTNMIPKMDLDALQEGYKMILRTIYSPESYYQRVKAFLQEYRPPMVRSRMSLGYKMALFHALYRLGILGKERLFFWKVLLWTLLKRPRLFPHAVTLAIYGYHFRIICERYILQ, encoded by the coding sequence ATGAACATCCTCCTAATCTATCCAGAGTTTCCGGATACCTTCTGGAGTTTCAAGCATGCGCTGAAGCTGGCTCACAAGAGAGCCTCTTCGCCTCCGTTAGGACTTCTCACGGTTGCTGCGATATTGCCGCCCGACTGGGGTAAGCGCTTGGTTGACCTGAATGTCACCAGACTTACAGCAAAGGATCTGGCCTGGGCTGACGCAGCATTTGTCAGCGCCATGTTGGTGCAAAGGGAGTCGGCCCGTCAAATCATTGCCCAGTGCAGAACAGCCGGGATCCGGATTATCGCCGGGGGGCCGCTCTTTACGAGCGAATGTGAGAAGTTCGAGGAGGTTGATCATTTCGTCCTGAATGAGGGGGAGTTGACTCTGCCACCCTTTCTGGCCGATTTTGCCCGGGGCGAGGCCAGGCGCGTCTACAGGACCTCCGCGTTCGCAGACATTCAGAATTCGCCCGCTCCCCTGTGGGACCTGATCGACATCCGAAGCTATGCCGCCATGAGCCTGCAGTATTCGCGGGGCTGCCCCTTCCATTGCGAATTCTGCAACGTAACGGCCCTATATGGTCACCAGCCCCGCACCAAGAGCACTGCCCAGGTGATCGCCGAGCTTGACCTCCTCTATGGCAGGGGATGGCGGGGGAGCGTTTTCTTTGTCGACGACAACTTCATCGGCAATAAAAAGCATCTCAAGGCGGATTTATTGCCTGCCCTCATCGCCTGGCAGAAGAACAGGGGCGGGCTTTCCTTTTACACCGAAGCCTCCATCAACCTGGCCGACGACGCGCAACTGGTGGAAATGATGGTCGAGGCTGGCTTCGACACGGTCTTCATCGGTATTGAAACGCCCAACGAAGCCAGTCTTGCCGAATCGGGCAAGCGGCAAAATCAGAGCCGAAACCTGGTCGAGGATGTTAAGCGCTTGCAGGCGGCGGGGTTGCAGGTCCAAGGGGGGTTCATTGTCGGTTTCGACAGCGACACTCCGACCATTTTTCAAAGCCAGATCGATTTTATTCAAAAAAGCGGGATCGTCACGGCGATGGTCGGCCTGCTGCAGGCGCTTCCGGGCACGAGGCTTTACGAACGTCTGAAAAGAGAGGGTCGCCTTCTCTCTGATTCGACGGGGGATAACGTCAGCATATCGACCAACATGATTCCAAAGATGGACCTGGACGCCCTGCAGGAGGGGTACAAAATGATCCTGCGGACGATTTACTCACCCGAAAGCTACTATCAGCGCGTCAAAGCCTTTTTGCAGGAATACCGCCCCCCAATGGTTCGATCCAGGATGAGCCTTGGCTACAAGATGGCCTTGTTCCATGCCCTTTACCGCCTCGGGATACTGGGCAAGGAGCGCCTTTTTTTCTGGAAAGTCCTGCTCTGGACCCTTTTAAAGCGGCCGCGATTATTTCCTCACGCCGTCACCCTGGCGATTTACGGCTACCATTTCCGAATCATCTGCGAGCGTTATATTTTGCAATGA
- a CDS encoding PAS domain-containing sensor histidine kinase, which yields MAKFERILETATDGIVTLDKEGRYTYANPAAESILGVPRGQILQRTFDHAAWKLSTLKGERLPNDETPFKRVLQENKGVYGLKLIIERPDGERVIISTNAAPLFDAAGHFDGVVGVFTDVTEQHELQERNKTFHHTVAHDLRIPLTVIQGHAEMLKDALREGGVRGTILQNVDGILEGTEKMERMIQDLVDTARIEGGQVHLEKESINLETFVWSLLQRSQEIIDMNRLITQIPQNLPSVSADPGRLERIFLNLLSNSAKFSPPESKVIIQARKVGGEIIISITDHGMGITPEDCSRLFKRFFQVRDSQASSGVGLGLYIAKLLVETHGGHIWVESKLGEGSTFYFSLPAENSTF from the coding sequence TTGGCCAAATTTGAGCGGATTTTGGAAACAGCCACCGATGGAATTGTCACCCTGGACAAAGAGGGGAGGTATACCTATGCCAATCCAGCCGCGGAGAGCATCCTGGGCGTTCCCCGGGGTCAAATCCTTCAGCGAACCTTTGACCATGCCGCCTGGAAGCTCTCAACGCTAAAGGGAGAGCGCCTTCCCAATGACGAAACCCCGTTCAAGCGGGTGCTGCAGGAGAACAAGGGCGTCTATGGCCTGAAGCTGATCATCGAGCGGCCCGACGGGGAGAGGGTAATCATTTCCACCAATGCCGCACCACTATTCGATGCCGCCGGGCACTTCGACGGTGTGGTGGGGGTCTTCACCGACGTTACCGAACAGCATGAACTCCAAGAGCGGAATAAAACCTTTCATCATACAGTGGCCCACGACCTTCGAATCCCGCTGACGGTGATTCAGGGACATGCAGAAATGCTGAAGGACGCCCTTCGGGAGGGCGGCGTCAGGGGCACCATTTTGCAGAACGTTGACGGGATTCTGGAAGGCACCGAGAAAATGGAGAGAATGATCCAGGATCTGGTGGATACCGCCCGCATCGAAGGCGGTCAGGTCCACCTGGAAAAAGAATCCATCAACCTTGAAACCTTTGTATGGTCACTTCTGCAAAGATCTCAGGAGATCATTGACATGAACCGCCTGATAACTCAAATCCCCCAGAATTTGCCTTCCGTATCGGCAGACCCTGGTCGCCTGGAGCGTATATTTCTGAATCTCCTCAGCAACTCCGCTAAATTCTCACCGCCCGAGAGCAAGGTTATTATCCAGGCTCGTAAGGTTGGGGGGGAAATCATTATCTCCATCACCGACCACGGAATGGGGATCACCCCCGAAGATTGTTCTCGCCTTTTCAAGCGCTTTTTTCAGGTCAGGGACTCCCAAGCGTCCAGCGGAGTCGGCCTGGGTCTGTATATCGCCAAGTTGCTGGTAGAAACCCATGGGGGACACATCTGGGTTGAGAGCAAATTAGGCGAAGGGAGCACTTTCTATTTTTCATTACCCGCTGAAAACTCTACTTTTTAA
- the trhA gene encoding PAQR family membrane homeostasis protein TrhA — protein sequence MANTLAPAVGWLLSLPGLVALVIHAARTGNGWHIVSCSIYGASLVLSYAAFTLYHVFKFHDRWGRIFKILDHSTIYLLIAGTYTPFTLVYLRGNWGWTLFGAVWGLTVLGVIFKIFFVHRFKILAPLLYLFMGWLLIFAIRPAIELIPGPGLQLLLAGGLFYSFGLIFYAWKRLLFHHAIWHLFVLAGSVCHYFAVFYYVIPPAGT from the coding sequence ATGGCCAACACGCTCGCTCCCGCCGTCGGCTGGCTTCTCAGCCTGCCGGGACTGGTAGCCTTGGTCATCCATGCGGCCCGCACCGGCAATGGCTGGCATATCGTGAGTTGTTCCATCTACGGGGCAAGCCTGGTCCTCTCCTACGCGGCCTTTACCCTTTATCACGTTTTCAAGTTCCATGATCGTTGGGGGAGGATCTTCAAGATCCTCGACCACTCGACCATATATCTTCTCATTGCGGGGACCTATACTCCGTTTACCCTGGTTTATCTGCGCGGCAACTGGGGCTGGACGCTGTTCGGCGCGGTGTGGGGGCTGACCGTTCTGGGCGTCATTTTCAAAATCTTTTTCGTTCATCGGTTCAAGATTCTGGCGCCGCTACTCTATCTGTTTATGGGCTGGCTGCTCATCTTCGCCATAAGGCCCGCAATCGAGTTGATTCCCGGCCCGGGACTCCAACTGCTTCTGGCGGGAGGCCTGTTCTACAGCTTCGGTCTGATTTTTTACGCCTGGAAGCGGCTCCTTTTTCATCACGCCATCTGGCATCTTTTCGTTCTGGCCGGAAGTGTCTGTCACTATTTTGCCGTTTTTTACTATGTCATTCCACCCGCCGGCACCTGA
- a CDS encoding Crp/Fnr family transcriptional regulator, with translation MNSFLEEMAMPAKMKLTHVDLLRLFDSPEYAEIAKGFKEQRYAKKTIVCTPYDEGNRLFIVKSGRLRVFLSYEDREFTLALLEPGDIFSTHTRAFAEALEESVVLLGNTLQFQQKIVESPEITLVMVKVLGELLKNSITIIEGLAFKDARQRLLDFLVSATEDRGQLHPEGVSVELGLTTEEIALLVGTTRQTISTLLNDLIKSEVLEKLDRRTLLIRDIALLQDWNSLS, from the coding sequence TTGAACTCTTTTCTGGAAGAAATGGCCATGCCCGCAAAGATGAAACTGACCCATGTCGATCTTCTCAGGCTCTTCGATTCGCCCGAGTATGCCGAAATCGCCAAGGGTTTCAAGGAGCAGAGATACGCAAAAAAGACCATAGTTTGTACCCCTTACGATGAGGGCAATCGGCTATTCATCGTAAAAAGCGGGAGGTTGCGGGTTTTTCTCTCCTATGAAGACAGGGAGTTCACCCTGGCGTTGCTGGAGCCCGGTGACATTTTCAGTACTCATACCAGGGCCTTTGCCGAAGCCCTGGAGGAGTCGGTCGTTCTGTTGGGCAACACCCTGCAATTTCAGCAAAAAATTGTTGAAAGCCCGGAGATCACCCTGGTTATGGTCAAGGTTCTCGGTGAGCTTCTGAAGAACTCGATTACCATCATAGAAGGCTTGGCCTTCAAGGATGCGAGACAGCGCCTGCTTGACTTCCTTGTCAGCGCAACCGAGGACAGGGGGCAGCTTCACCCTGAGGGGGTCTCGGTGGAACTTGGCTTGACAACGGAGGAAATCGCCCTGCTTGTCGGCACCACTCGCCAGACCATCTCCACCTTGCTTAACGACCTGATCAAGTCCGAGGTTCTTGAAAAGCTCGACCGCCGAACGCTGCTGATCAGGGATATCGCCCTGCTCCAGGATTGGAACAGTCTCTCCTGA
- a CDS encoding NADH-quinone oxidoreductase subunit H, with protein MIFQLLIFPGGVFALLLGLLLSGVDRKVTARLQRRVGPPILQPVFDLGKLSLPGPPGQSRDRGGIFALAILLGIVAVALAAVPVLSAGIHGGGGFLLGLPEIGLLLAGPTVALVAGERFSGAHFGPVRFSRELALVLIWAGALLPVLLSVGLQVGAGSGETVAWSLAAIVRFQQEQGPLLFTPALWPAFLTYLFFIPAFAGEGPFGLCGAEAEFVEAPAHEFPKPVLGLYLILQALRTVAVLGLGVVLFFPPGPGEGMVVGLAGFVLKCLLLMLVSLTLVRATCGHLRIDQLFGLFWKWPVFLGLSSLVLVLIARSWP; from the coding sequence GTGATTTTTCAGCTTCTGATATTTCCGGGCGGGGTTTTCGCCTTGCTATTGGGTCTGCTGCTCAGCGGGGTCGACCGTAAGGTGACTGCCCGCCTGCAGCGCAGGGTCGGTCCCCCAATCCTGCAGCCTGTTTTTGACCTGGGCAAGTTGTCGCTCCCGGGCCCCCCGGGGCAATCGCGGGACAGGGGCGGCATTTTCGCCCTCGCGATCCTTCTGGGGATCGTTGCTGTCGCTTTAGCCGCCGTGCCGGTTTTAAGCGCCGGTATCCACGGGGGAGGCGGCTTTCTTTTGGGCCTGCCCGAGATTGGTTTGCTCCTCGCCGGGCCGACCGTCGCCCTGGTTGCGGGCGAGCGCTTTTCCGGGGCTCACTTTGGGCCGGTCCGTTTCTCCCGGGAGCTTGCCCTGGTGCTGATTTGGGCAGGGGCCCTGCTCCCGGTGCTGCTCAGCGTGGGCCTGCAGGTCGGGGCGGGTTCCGGAGAAACGGTTGCCTGGTCGCTGGCGGCGATCGTCCGCTTCCAGCAGGAGCAGGGCCCGCTGCTTTTCACCCCGGCTCTGTGGCCGGCATTTTTGACCTATCTCTTCTTTATTCCTGCCTTTGCCGGGGAGGGGCCATTCGGACTCTGCGGCGCCGAGGCGGAGTTTGTCGAGGCTCCCGCCCATGAATTCCCGAAACCGGTGCTGGGGCTGTACCTGATCCTGCAGGCGCTGCGGACGGTGGCGGTTCTCGGCCTGGGGGTGGTCCTTTTCTTTCCGCCGGGGCCAGGGGAGGGCATGGTGGTCGGCCTGGCCGGGTTTGTCCTGAAATGCCTCCTGCTGATGCTGGTCTCGTTGACCCTGGTCCGCGCGACATGCGGCCATCTTCGCATTGATCAGCTTTTCGGTCTGTTTTGGAAGTGGCCGGTGTTCCTCGGCCTTTCGAGCCTCGTTCTGGTTTTGATCGCAAGGAGTTGGCCGTGA
- a CDS encoding NADH-quinone oxidoreductase subunit B family protein — MKSFLKRVARRSPWLFRINAGSCNGCDVELVTTACIPRYDVERLGCKYCGSPKHADIVLITGPLTARVKEKVLRLYAEIPDPKVTVAVGICPISCGVFRDSYAIEGPIDRYIPVDVNVPGCPPRPQAIIEGISEAIKIWGTRL, encoded by the coding sequence GTGAAAAGCTTCCTGAAGAGAGTCGCCCGCAGGTCCCCCTGGTTGTTTCGCATCAATGCCGGCTCCTGCAATGGCTGCGACGTCGAACTGGTGACCACCGCCTGCATTCCCCGTTACGACGTGGAGAGGCTCGGCTGCAAGTACTGCGGCAGCCCGAAGCACGCCGATATCGTGCTCATCACCGGCCCGTTGACCGCCCGCGTCAAGGAGAAGGTGCTGCGGCTCTACGCGGAAATCCCCGACCCCAAGGTGACGGTGGCGGTGGGGATCTGCCCCATATCCTGCGGGGTGTTTCGTGACAGCTACGCCATCGAGGGGCCGATCGACAGGTACATCCCTGTGGACGTCAACGTCCCCGGTTGTCCGCCGCGCCCCCAGGCGATCATCGAAGGGATCAGCGAGGCGATCAAGATCTGGGGAACCAGGCTCTAG